In Pochonia chlamydosporia 170 chromosome 3, whole genome shotgun sequence, the following are encoded in one genomic region:
- a CDS encoding longevity-assurance protein (similar to Cordyceps militaris CM01 XP_006666570.1) — protein MPPFIKSRVRNWLQTKLGHRRVGEGNESAEITVTDEVTDLKLPFLPTVRPHVLTPSPSTEALALVTGSPFFDKFPRELRQGILIRAFGDGLVHMDLSFVHPTAPREPGFGRPLRSHADINADDVDAYFPPRVNWDTTTPKSWQWWSSVCHRPLPHHDRSAIDRRRGVREPGDDYCRYGAPHYCPNWPGIYPLKCKIGVMGWLLTCRQAYVEGIHALYGMNTIHLSGQALLPNLPQLLLPQRLSNISSLEIVCPLMLRRGPKSQAIPELHHLENHLAMLSSTFPNLTRLHLALKANGVADRPVDLQGVFEALDAFIRRQRPILEQFIVSPSRSVFTPLYDAVRHAIAAKQGNSLLSLLLNELWRNVDGTYILPICGPTTDPFAKRFSSSYPKPPTAGCRTVGAPIVGDGYWIIPGDMDDELPIRFSFNLVALLFLTHACIPAARQYTSKFFTLSYHNDKTGKYAAGYDDFYFIAFFIIILTGLRAFCMGYILAPLASRWGVLGKKDATRFAEQGWMLMYYNAFWPVGMYLYYNSKYFLNMEELWTDWPQREIDGLMKAYILGQWGFWIQMVLVINIEERRKDHWQMLTHHFVTIALLAGSYAYHQTRVGNLILILMDVIDLFLPLAKCLKYLGFTTICDVIFGGFIISWVLARHVLYMVTCWSVYFDFPRMTPPACYRGSADDLEGPLPIPTTGWSHLLEPFRNPSGVVCLNKNVMYAFLSFLLFLQVMMIMWFTVIVQIIMRMLRGKRAEDLRSNSEAEESDQEEEIEEDEPEEPWYLEKECVGEAIDWTARERRGGVTNLKGTGSSNSSSGVSFPGRRDRKELLNRIGCEKQIE, from the exons ATGCCGCCCTTCATCAAGTCCAGGGTTAGAAACTGGCTTCAGACAAAGCTTGGCCACAGGCGCGTGGGTGAAGGCAACGAGAGTGCGGAGATTACAGTCACGGATGAAGTTACAGATCTCAAGCTACCTTTCCTTCCTACTGTTCGGCCACATGTCTTGACGCCATCGCCTTCCACAgaggctttggctttggtgaCCGGCTCCCCATTCTTTGACAAGTTTCCGCGAGAGCTGCGGCAAGGCATACTCATTCGAGCGTTTGGCGACGGTCTCGTCCACATGGACCTTTCGTTTGTGCACCCTACCGCTCCTCGAGAGCCCGGGTTCGGGCGCCCGCTTCGCAGCCATGCGGACATCAACGCCGATGATGTAGATGCTTATTTTCCGCCTAGGGTGAACTGGGATACAACAACGCCCAAGTCCTGGCAGTGGTGGAGCTCCGTGTGTCATCGCCCTCTGCCACATCATGACAGGAGCGCGATAGACAGGCGTAGGGGAGTTCGGGAGCCTGGAGATGATTATTGCCGTTACGGGGCACCACACTACTGTCCAAATTGGCCCGGGATCTATCCTCTAAAGTGTAAGATTGGGGTCATGGGATGGCTCTTAACTTGCCGCCAGGC TTATGTGGAGGGTATCCATGCTCTTTACGGGATGAATACCATCCATTTGTCGGGCCAAGCCCTTCTCCCAAACCTCCCTCAGTTGCTGCTACCCCAGCGACTATCCAACATATCGTCTCTCGAGATTGTCTGCCCACTCATGTTACGTCGAGGGCCCAAGTCTCAAGCAATCCCAGAGCTGCATCATCTGGAGAATCATCTCGCCATGCTCAGCTCTACCTTCCCAAATCTCACTCGTCTACACCTGGCACTCAAGGCAAATGGAGTCGCAGATCGACCTGTAGACCTACAAGGTGTTTTTGAGGCCCTCGACGCATTTATACGACGTCAAAGACCAATTTTGGAGCAGTTCATCGTATCACCTTCACGCAGTGTATTTACGCCGCTTTATGACGCCGTTCGgcatgccattgccgccaagCAGGGTAATAGCCTATTATCACTCCTACTTAACGAGCTCTGGCGTAATGTTGACGGCACTTACATTCTTCCAATATGCGGACCTACTACCGATCCTTTCGCAAAACGATTTTCTAGCTCATACCCTAAACCCCCAACCGCCGGTTGCCGCACAGTGGGCGCGCCTATAGTTGGGGATGGGTACTGGATCATACCAGGggacatggacgatgaaTTACCAATCC GCTTCTCGTTCAATCTTGTCGCGCTCTTGTTTCTCACACATGCTTGCATACCCGCTGCACGGCAATACACGTCCAAATTCTTCACTCTTTCCTACCACAATGACAAGACTGGCAAATACGCCGCGGGATATGACGACTTTTACTTTATCGCatttttcatcatcatcctaACAGGACTTCGCGCTTTCTGCATGGGTTATATTCTCGCACCATTAGCTTCCCGATGGGGCGTGCTGGGCAAGAAGGATGCAACCAGATTCGCTGAGCAaggctggatgttgatgtactACAACGCATTTTGGCCGGTGGGCATG TACCTCTACTACAACTCCAAGTActtcttgaacatggaggaGCTCTGGACCGACTGGCCACAGCGCGAGATAGATGGCTTGATGAAGGCGTACATTCTGGGACAATGGGGCTTTTGGATCCAAATGGTCCTGgtcatcaacattgaagagcGCCGAAAGGACCACTGGCAAATGTTGACACATCACTTTGTCACTATTGCCTTGCTGGCGGGCTCGTACGCGtatcaccagactcgagTCGGTAACCTCATTCTGATCCTGATGGATGTGATTGATCTATTTTTACCG CTCGCAAAATGTCTAAAGTACCTCggcttcaccaccatctgcGACGTAATATTCGGAGGATTCATCATCTCGTGGGTGCTCGCTCGACACGTCTTGTACATGGTGACGTGCTGGAGCGTCTACTTCGACTTCCCTAGGATGACGCCACCCGCTTGTTATCGCGGCAGTGCCGATGACCTTGAAGGCCCGTTGCCCATTCCCACGACCGGTTGGAGTCATCTGCTGGAGCCCTTTCGCAACCCCTCCGGAGTCGTGTGCCTCAACAAGAATGTCATGTATGCCTTTCTCTCATTCCTCCTGTTTCTACAGGTCATGATGATTATGTGGTTCACGGTCATCGTACAAATCATTATGCGTATGCTCCGGGGCAAGAGGGCCGAGGACCTTCGAAGCAACagcgaagcagaagaaaGCGACCAAGAGGAGGAaattgaggaagatgaacCTGAGGAGCCATGGTACTTGGAAAAAGAGTGCGTTGGAGAAGCCATTGACTGGACGGCACGGGAGCGTCGCGGTGGCGTGACAAATTTGAAGGGAACTGGCAGCAGTaacagcagcagcggcgTCAGCTTCCCCGGCCGCCGTGACCGCAAGGAGCTGCTGAACCGTATTGGGTGCGAGAAACAGATCGAATGA
- a CDS encoding Mg2+ transporter protein (similar to Marssonina brunnea f. sp. 'multigermtubi' MB_m1 XP_007292014.1): protein MRSVLIVLSAGLAVAMPARRAVTELNQAATEEAHQRDDTATRAFSNVQIKTADGKCLFVDKLSGDFRANLTPVQVATCGTTDGQGWDVITSGKHNDQQGQALIVSTLTQACLNFDPRRQAGDQVNLFSCGGRADGGGQVTNSQLFAFNGQAGPLSLVPGNGQQQCLSSKAQRIDIAACANGAQDQSFTFGGAVAGNGTVNNGGAGGNGNGNGNGNNGQGNGNQGNAGGNQGSGNGGQDAGNNGGQGNNGSGNQGNGNQGNQGNNNQGNGNQGNGNVNNGNQGNNGNGNGNGNGNGNGNGNNSCSCKNRAKHNH from the coding sequence ATGCGCTCTGTTCTCATTGTGCTGTCAGCAGGTCTGGCTGTCGCGATGCCTGCTCGTCGCGCCGTCACCGAACTCAACCAAGCTGCCACCGAAGAAGCTCACCAGCGTGACGACACCGCCACACGAGCCTTTTCCAACGTGCAAATCAAGACGGCAGACGGAAAATGCCTCTTCGTGGACAAGCTCTCCGGCGACTTCAGAGCCAATCTTACGCCCGTGCAAGTCGCTACGTGCGGTACCACGGACGGCCAGGGCTGGGACGTCATCACCTCTGGCAAGCACAACGACCAGCAGGGCCAGGCTCTCATTGTGAGCACCCTCACGCAGGCATGCTTGAACTTTGATCCGCGACGCCAGGCTGGCGATCAGGTTAATCTGTTTTCGTGCGGTGGGCGAGCCGATGGTGGTGGACAGGTTACCAACTCGCAGTTGTTTGCGTTCAATGGCCAGGCTGGGCCGTTGAGCTTGGTGCCGGGGAATGGACAGCAGCAGTGTCTGTCTAGCAAGGCGCAGAGGATTGATATTGCGGCTTGTGCGAATGGTGCGCAGGACCAGAGCTTTACGTTTGGGGGAGCGGTGGCTGGGAATGGAACTGTGAATAATGGAGGTGCTGGTGGAAATgggaatggcaatggcaatggcaacaatggCCAGGGAAATGGAAACCAAGGCAATGCCGGTGGCAACCAAGGTAGCGGTAACGGCGGTCAAGATGCTGGGAACAACGGGGGCCAGGGGAACAATGGAAGTGGAAATCAAGGGAATGGCAACCAGGGCAACCAGGGCAACAATAACCAAGGCAATGGGAATCAGGGCAATGGTAACGTGAACAACGGCAACCAGGGAAataatggcaatggcaatggcaatggcaacggcaacggcaacggcaacggcaataACTCCTGTTCGTGCAAAAACAGGGCCAAGCACAACCATTAA
- a CDS encoding membrane-associating domain-containing protein: MACSHDKGRWPLVRRLRWLRVLQYVLNAVIIAISAYLISFLNANGGNLGGAATVPVIVAPLTFILTVLQQWFGTHLSGYRKRWCLIFFIFFDLTCIGLQVPLIAVLAVAGLPANCDGVANGLDSSIFGNSGHGLSKRYCAVPNTSFWLSIILMLLYVYSMSLIIRQIVAVSREAKLLKEEQRVSDSNERVTAIMAAHQAPPRNAHRSRHHQTETVDLRDESVRNIESREGSSVAGEEPPPYIHDEEHGMAKNLKKN, translated from the exons ATGGCTTGCTCTCACGACAAGGGCCGGTGGCCGCTGGTTCGACGACTTCGATGGCTTAGAGTGCTTCAATATGTGCTGAATGCGGTGATAATTGCCATCAGTGCATATCTCATCTCATTCTTGAACGCCAACGGTGGTAATCTAGGTGGTGCTGCGACAGTACCCGTGATTGTT GCACCATTGACATTCATTCTCACCGTTCTCCAGCAGTGGTTCGGCACGCATCTATCCGGTTACCGTAAAAGATGGTGTCtaatcttcttcatcttcttcgatCTTACTTGCATCGGCTTGCAAGTCCCCCTGATTGCTGTCCTGGCCGTAGCTGGTTTACCAGCAAATTGCGACGGTGTAGCAAATGGCTTGGATAGTTCAATCT TTGGCAATTCTGGCCATGGTCTATCCAAGAGATATTGTGCTGTGCCAAACACTTCGTTTTGGCTGTCCATCATTCTGAT GCTGCTCTATGTCTACAGCATGAGCCTTATAATCCGTCAAATCGTCGCAGTCAGCAGAGAAGCGAAGCTGCTCAAAGAGGAGCAAAGGGTCAGCGACAGCAACGAGAGAGTCacggccatcatggccgcTCATCAGGCTCCGCCACGAAATGCCCACAGATCgcgacaccaccaaaccgAAACTGTTGACTTGCGAGATGAGTCGGTTCGAAACATCGAGAGCCGTGAGGGAAGTTCAGTGGCCGGCGAGGAACCTCCTCCATATATCCACGACGAGGAACACGGCATGGCTAAGaatttgaagaagaactAG
- a CDS encoding dynamin family domain-containing protein, which translates to MDSSTFTTSSSRHRTPSSNGSFSFGGNSPGGREFTFTVANVDIPLPSVEFHSGSDTGSEPRNNYTTKPTSGFNPDNHLGTFSGAFDYPTRQRARSFTRGPVGAADSAPQLAAIRPTSSQLEGISMQELGTALHDVAKNPSKPTLKVNSAAPGRQSSAPPDLPPLVSSSDAHRVEDEVLLNDPFQNKELQDALSRSKELMAKLDNDLSSSSLVKEPESTIGRLRHRVHELAAFHCPATRIVGFVGDSGVGKSSLLNSLLDYKDLARANSSGVACTCVITEYHYHDATTFEIRIDAFSGEELETQIKDLVHKYRSYHRHRSTLEGPERQVCEEEADVAQDTLMTMFRTKLSNLDWIKNEPDVERVNNQLVGWATSYLGSQDLETQVLDSPKTCSARLQHLTSDMSSGNAPALWPFIRGVKVYLNSPILSRGIILVDLPGLRDLNAARRNNTERYLAEQKCHEVFAVCDISRATSDVGVKAVFELASKACLSSVGIVCTRTDVYRVDEAVNGWPGEVQDNIKDLRETRDSCQESEAEAEQQYMDLKSDQTPETRDERQRDKKLWDEWQTARDRVRAAKFNLQRCIIDTRNDDVSTKLVDKYGNQTSTRNDAQPDLKVFCVSNTLYWKERHKPASQYLPHLKLSGIQVMRQHFTSKVAESQLRLAKAYMQNHIPDVLRDLALWAERGNGTLGTERKVAIQKTLGEIEEQMEQELLSAVSKVPRLASELEEHYVQQIHSGTKQICTPNLKEPDLIKSQCSKFRLGVMPLKKRLWSGLAKFGHHSTPAEGERNWNEEAMSSMVNDLTGPIDGLIAFTASKETQVVDSFLKTTRTAEDKLNVHLGRYRATALSLIDALHSRQRQLTIEMSDLFNTCARQLSTLRTDTLSDIRTSQFGKELEEAYAKCRIESGPGSDRRRKAIIVSRMGDRTVFENMMLFLRRNLLQLSQSLEQQVKDILRGHLDVIIRTFDIIRCENSLEESEKDPHFTELLKGSVASISAELDEIYKVLE; encoded by the exons ATG GACTCGTCTACTTTCACCACTAGCAGCTCACGACACCGCACTCCATCATCAAATGGATCGTTTAGCTTTGGCGGGAATAGCCCCGGTGGCAGAGAGTTTACTTTCACCGTAGCTAATGTTGACATTCCGTTGCCGTCAGTCGAATTCCACTCTGGGTCTGACACAGGCTCAGAACCAAGAAATAATTACACCACGAAACCTACTTCGGGCTTCAATCCTGACAATCACCTTGGTACCTTCTCTGGAGCCTTTGATTATCCAACGCGCCAACGAGCCAGGAGTTTCACTAGAGGCCCAGTGGGTGCCGCAGACTCGGCGCCCCAATTGGCGGCTATACGACCGACCAGCTCGCAGCTTGAGGGTATTTCCATGCAAGAACTTGGCACGGCTCTCCACGATGTTGCGAAAAATCCCAGCAAGCCAACTCTCAAAGTAAATAGCGCTGCTCCGGGCAGACAAAGTTCTGCACCGCCGGACCTTCCTCCACTGGTGTCATCAAGCGATGCACATAGAGTGGAGGACGAAGTGCTCCTCAATGACCCTTTCCAGAACAAAGAGTTGCAGGATGCTCTTAGCAGGTCAAAAGAGCTAATGGCCAAGCTGGACAACGATTTAAGCAGTAGCTCTTTGGTCAAGGAGCCAGAATCCACAATCGGGCGACTCCGTCATCGAGTTCATGAATTAGCTGCATTTCATTGTCCTGCAACGAGAATTGTAGGGTTCGTTGGCGACTCCGGAGTTG GAAAAAGCAGTCTTTTAAACTCTCTACTGGACTACAAAGACCTGGCACGAGCT AACAGCAGTGGTGTCGCCTGTACTTGTGTCATCACAGAATATCACTATCATGACGCCACAACATTTGAAATCCGCATAGATGCTTTCAGTggggaagagcttgaaaCTCAGATCAAAGACCTAGTACATAAATATAGGTCCTATCATCGTCACCGAAGCACACTGGAGGGGCCGGAGCGGCAGGTTTgcgaggaggaagctgaTGTAGCCCAAGACACACTGATGACAATGTTCCGCACAAAGCTATCAAATCTGGACTGGATCAAAAACGAGCCCGATGTCGAGCGAGTGAATAATCAACTTGTCGGATGGGCAACCAGTTACCTGGGCTCACAAGACTTGGAAACTCAAGTTCTTGACTCGCCGAAAACGTGTTCCGCACGTCTTCAGCATCTGACGTCAGACATGTCCTCGGGCAATGCGCCTGCTTTGTGGCCATTCATTCGTGGTGTCAA GGTCTATCTGAACTCGCCCATTCTCAGCAGAGGCATTATCCTAGTTGATCTTCCAG GCCTACGCGATCTGAATGCGGCGCGCCGCAATAATACGGAGCGCTATTTGGCGGAGCAGAAGTGTCACGAGGTGTTTGCAGTTTGTGATATTAGCAGGGCGACCTCAGATGTTGGAGTCAAGGCCGTGTTTGAACTTGCCTCTAAAGCTTGTCTTTCAAGTGTGGGCATTGTGTGCACTAGGACCGAT GTTTATAGGGTCGATGAAGCTGTTAACGGTTGGCCTGGCGAAGTACAGGACAACATAAAAGATCTACGAGAGACAAGAGATAGTTGCCAAGAATCagaggcggaggcggagcaGCAATATATGGACCTCAAGTcggaccagacaccagagACGCGCGATGAGCGCCAGCGTGACAAGAAACTGTGGGATGAATGGCAGACAGCCCG AGATCGGGTGCGGGCGGCCAAATTCAA TCTCCAAAGATGCATAATTGATACAAGAAACGACGACGTGTCCACGAAGCTTGTTGACAAATATGGCAACCAAACCAGCACACGCAACGATGCTCAGCCTGATTTAAAGGTATTCTGCGTCAGCAACACACTGTATTGGAAGGAAAGGCACAAACCAGCATCGCAATATCTGCCCCATCTAAAGCTCAGTGGCATTCAGGTTATGCGCCAACATTTTACCTCCAAGGTAGCCGAAAGCCAATTACGGCTGGCAAAAGCGTACATGCAGAATCATATTCCAGACGTGCTGCGCGACTTGGCACTCTGGGCAGAGCGCGGGAACGGCACCTTGGGTACGGAACGTAAGGTTGCCATTCAAAAGACCTTGGGCGAGATTGAAGAACAGATGGAACAA GAACTCCTCAGCGCTGTATCCAAAGTTCCACGCCTTGCAAGCGAGTTGGAAGAGCACTATGTGCAACAAATCCACTCAGGTACTAAGCAGATTTGTACACCCAACTTGAAGGAACCCGACCTGATCAAGTCgcagtgcagcaaatttcGGCTTGGAGTAATGCCGCTAAAGAAGCGTCTCTGGAGTGGTCTGGC AAAATTTGGGCATCACTCTACCCCAGCAGAAGGTGAACGCAATTGGAATGAGGAGGCAATGAGTTCCATGGTCAATGACTTGACCGGCCCCATAGACGGGCTCATTGCTTTCACAGCCTCCAAGGAAACGCAAGTGGTAGATTCATTTTTGAAAACCACTAGGACGGCAGAAGACAAGCTCA ATGTCCATCTGGGACGGTACAGAGCGACGGCTCTTTCACTGATTGACGCGCTTCATTCccgtcaacgtcaactcACCATCGAAATGAGTGACCTGTTTAACACTTGTGCTAGGCAGCTTTC AACCCTGAGAACAGACACTTTGAGCGACATCCGCACTTCGCAGTTTGGCAaagaacttgaagaagcATATGCGAAATGTCGAATTGAATCCG GTCCTGGAAGCGACCGCAGGCGCAAAGCCATTATCGTGTCAAGAATGGGAGACCGGACCGTGTTTGAAAATATGATGTTGTTCCTGAGACGAAACTTGCTTCAGTTATCCCAGTCACTTGAACAGCAAGTCAAGGACATCTTAAgaggacatctggatgtcATTATACGTACTTTTGACATCATACGATGCGAGAACTCCCTAGAGGAGAGCGAGAAGGATCCGCATTTTACGGAATTGCTCAAGGGCTCTGTAGCCTCGATCTCGGCTGAGCTGGATGAAATTTACAAAGTTCTGGAATAA